TGTCAATTTGCTAGTAGAATACCAAGTATAAGAAGCAAATTGTCGCAAAATCTAGTCTATGGTGACTTATACGTGACAAGTCATCAAGTTCCAGTAATGCTGAGCCGGTTCAGTCTAGCTAAGGTTTAGGCATTCGAAGTAACACAAGATGATCCAATCCAACAGGGAAATGAAGAATGGACAAGCTAATCTCACACAAATCTCCTTATTTTTCACAGAAAAGATCATGAAACAACTCCATGCTTAGAAATAAATCAAATTCAAAAGTAATTCTTTCTGACATAAGTGCTCATtcaaaattaaaacaaaacatacaTAAATACCTTAGAACTACTTAGTTAGATCCAACATTAACAAATGCATGACTAGAACCATAGTACATACCATACTAAATACAGAACACATAACAATAATTTTCTTAGCTTTACCTGATTAAGCATCCACTTAAAGCCAATGGCAGCTGTGCATTCATTTTTTGAAGCACTACTGTACCAATCTAGATTGTAAACTTTATCCAATGTCTTTGTGATAGCGGATATattacttctcctttctttggcAGAAAATATTTCCCCATTAGAGCTAATGTTAATATGGCTATTTAATAAAGTCTCAAACCATCCGCTTCCGGACCTCTGCATTGACAATATAGCGAAGTATCGAACTGGTGTGCATGCACATTCTTCCCTGACAAGTTAAGAGAGTTTTTATGCATGGTCATCGTAAAATCAAAGtcaataatattcaaaaaagccTCTTTACCTGCTATAAGTGGAAGGTTCCGGATAGTGCACATAAGGAATCTCAGCTTGTGGAATACCAGGATTATGACAAGGCTGTTCTGCTAGTTCAATCTTTATTATTCTAGGCTCTCTGTGATTCCCTATTAGCTCTAAACACACAGAGAAAATATAAACAACACAGATCATAACAGCAACTAAGACAACCGTCCTCAATACAAGCGGTGATTTCTTTGGAGGCTTTATATTGAGTGAGTCCTGTTTGAGATGAAAGGAAAGCAAGTATTTAATATGGTAAGTGATGCGAGGAAACATAGCTAAGCAAATGCCCTGGTAGTCCCATTGCGACCAGATACAAATGTAAATATAATTCTAACAAAGATTTCACTTAGCATGCGAGGAACTTGATAGGCACACAAGAAGGTTTCATATTTGCTCTACCTGATGCCGAGATAGTAATAAGCTCAGTTATGATATTTTGAATGCCAcgcaaagaaaacaaaagggaAACCACATGGTATAGGAGGTCCAAACCAATGAATTAATCAGTAAGGAAAACTTGAACTGATCAAActtccttgttttttttttttttttgactgtaAACTGGAGGAAGTGAGGAACTTCCCCCCACAGAATTTATTGAATGGAGAAAAGAATGTACAAGATAAATGAGATGCAGAGGTGTTAAAGAATTGTTTTGATGAATATGTCCAggaaaaatagcaaagcaaaagaATTGTAATAAGCTCATCAGCTAGTTGAGTGATTTGGGTCGAGAAAAAACAAAtcttttgctttgctatttttccTGATCgaatttctagaaaaaaaaaacaaaagaaaagaaattcaatgACCAGGTAAAGTAGCAAAGCAAAAGAACTGTTTTTTTCTCTACCCAAATCACTCAACTAGTTGATgaccagaagaagaagaacatgcaaAGTCCGTGGAAGTTAATGAATCCCAGACCAGTAATTCATACCACAATTCACCCAAAAAAATCCTGAtctaagaaatatttttttcaaatgcaAGGCGCCAGAATATCGGGGTAAACCACAAGCTATGAGATGCTTCGAAGTCCACAGGCACAGAGGATTGTTCAAGCCAGTGCATTAATCGGATACAAAGATCTTGAAAATCACCAAGAAACCCTAATaaggagaaaagaaaggagCTTTTAAGATATACAAgcagtaaagaaaaagaaaagagacaaAAACCAAAATATACTATTATTTATTCAATTACAGTAAAAGTTCACAAAGTTAAAAGAAGAGTAACTGTGGCCAAACAAGGAAATGTGAATTAAATAAACCTCAGATCAAAGCATATTAAGATGAAACTTAGAATTCCAAGAAAAGAACAGTGTCCTAAAAAAGTTTCTACCAACAAAACAGACACTCGTATCTCCACTAGACAACATCAAAATTCCAACTTTTTGAACCCCTCATGGAATCAAAACCAGAGCGAGATATCTAATGGCATTAgacaagaaaaaagagagaagaaaagaaatcaccTTATTGAAGGAACAGCAATCTTCtgccatcttttgcttttatttcGGCCTTTTGTCGATCCTTCAAGGAAAAGGGCATAGAAAGAAGAGCTTGCCACTCTTCTTTCTCTCAGCTTTCTTCCCCTTACCTTTTTCtaatcctcttcctcttgttGCCTCCCTCTGTTTATCTCTCAAAAATACTTTCTTTTGACTAtaccctcctcttcttcttcttttggcaaAGGAGGCTCTTTTAGGGAGTGGAACGGAGGCGCGGAGCTAAGAAATCAAAACCCACAGCTAGGCTCGGCCTTTTCCCACCTTGTTAAAACGCTCTCCCGACCCAGCATTATTGCCATCAAACGCCTCCCacgctctcctctctcttctccgcCCCCTTTTCCTTTCGCTCGGATTCGCTTCTATCTCGAATCTCCGTTCGTTTTCTTgttcaaaatcaaatctttccaCCTTTCTCGACCTCTCCCATTGCGTCGCGTCTTTAAACAGAGATGGAGCGAACGAGCGAGCGAGCCGGCGAGAGCGCTGAGAAAGTTAACAGGCAGAGGGAATATATTAATACATGACGGCAAAGAGAGTTTGATTATGGTTTAAATTTGGTTATGAGATTTTGTAGTGATAGATTACAtagttttttttgggtaaaaggTAGATTACGTATACTGTTCATCAAGTTTTAGAATTTCTCGGTCTTCCACGTCAAACGCTTTAAATTGACAAGCAATTAATgttatataattaaatattttatctaaATTGACAAATTTATTTTGGCTCTTAGTTGCAACAAtgacttcttttcttttcgacCGTATATGACTTTCTATTCAGAAGGTAAGGAAGAGAGATGAAACAAATTTATGTTATATGGGCAGTAATGGATATATTTTATGGACTAACTTTTCTATCTCAAAAGgtataaattaaattttaagaATTATTGTTTAATTGTATTTGGTGTTAAGAATGTCTATTGCTTGGGTGATTGTTTAGAGTGAATGTCAAAATCCCAAAAAGATGAtctcttttttctaaaatatatatacatagcaCATTTTTTGGGTTATTAGTACAAAATAGTCATGTAACTAAACTAATGACTGATTTTGTTGATTGTTATCTATTTAGCAAtgattttttatctattttttatttttaaaatacatgcttttaaaagaaaagaaaagaaaagaatgaagagTTCGTGTGGTTTgcaatctaaaaataaaaaaactagaGCATGATCATCGTTTAATAGATGGCAATCCATCAAATCAATAATTAGTTGAACAAGATGGACTATTTTATCctagtgattaaaaaaaatgtgctacaacacacacatatacacatgcacatatgtgtgtgtatatatatataattttgaaaaaaagtaTTTTGAGATTGGGTAGGACAAAGGAGATTaaggtgccttttttttttttctttttcctttcaaaGAATTTGAAATCTCTATATCTCTCTACtccataaaaattataatagcaAGCAACTATTGAAGTTCTATAATAGGAGTCTTGCAACCAGTGATGATGATGAATAACTAATGGTTTTAAATATGGTACTAACAAACAATGAAAGTGAAGTGGCATTGTAGTTGTTGCgacaagtaaaaaaaataatgaaataagaagaaaaaacagaaaaaaaataatagtacaCAATATTTATATAGTTCGGCCTATTAACTTATGTCTACAGGCAAAGTTGATGCAAAAGTTTCCgctgtaaaaactgaaaattatAGAATATAAGATTTTCTCACAAACCTTAGCCCTCAATATATCCAATTTCTAGAACACTCAATTGCATTCTTCTTTTATGGTTACAAGAGATGCATATAGTAGATGGTT
This is a stretch of genomic DNA from Phoenix dactylifera cultivar Barhee BC4 chromosome 9, palm_55x_up_171113_PBpolish2nd_filt_p, whole genome shotgun sequence. It encodes these proteins:
- the LOC103701807 gene encoding uncharacterized protein LOC103701807 isoform X1; its protein translation is MFPRITYHIKYLLSFHLKQDSLNIKPPKKSPLVLRTVVLVAVMICVVYIFSVCLELIGNHREPRIIKIELAEQPCHNPGIPQAEIPYVHYPEPSTYSREECACTPVRYFAILSMQRSGSGWFETLLNSHINISSNGEIFSAKERRSNISAITKTLDKVYNLDWYSSASKNECTAAIGFKWMLNQGLMTYHEEIVNYFKIRGVSAIFLFRRNLLRQMVSILANNHDRSTKQLNGTHKAHVHSKDEAYVLARYKPIIDATSLVPNLRNTRESASNILRYFKSTRHIVLYYEDLIQNHNKMVDILDFLKVPRRKLVSRHVKIHTRPLSEQVQKWNDVYHALKGTQYEKFLTADYEM
- the LOC103701807 gene encoding uncharacterized protein LOC103701807 isoform X2, whose protein sequence is MAEDCCSFNKDSLNIKPPKKSPLVLRTVVLVAVMICVVYIFSVCLELIGNHREPRIIKIELAEQPCHNPGIPQAEIPYVHYPEPSTYSREECACTPVRYFAILSMQRSGSGWFETLLNSHINISSNGEIFSAKERRSNISAITKTLDKVYNLDWYSSASKNECTAAIGFKWMLNQGLMTYHEEIVNYFKIRGVSAIFLFRRNLLRQMVSILANNHDRSTKQLNGTHKAHVHSKDEAYVLARYKPIIDATSLVPNLRNTRESASNILRYFKSTRHIVLYYEDLIQNHNKMVDILDFLKVPRRKLVSRHVKIHTRPLSEQVQKWNDVYHALKGTQYEKFLTADYEM